From the genome of Mycobacterium dioxanotrophicus, one region includes:
- a CDS encoding Mu transposase C-terminal domain-containing protein, with product MQLRSVNLGDIVTWDGCDWIVDAHGERGTRLNPVAGGSPVWVDLATISQEESFEHHHADTEHARAARNRVELAMLASEVRQDVLFWLQHVNEVQSGLIDPHDPDAQPRDGYGPETTLEERVQRKLAELDAAGIKTSRPSLFRKVAKYRTEGIAGLVDRRLLRRQEPRRIAPEIEEAAQRVIADHLGATSRDVLYFIDKVKHRVRQDNPGKDVNWPSDRTIRRWLTPMLEAAGLTKTASHRRSESNRPNRAFQPILAFYPGQYVEIDSNTLDVETAMPDGKIIRPYMTAAVDVYSGSVAGFHIHAGAPSSTDHTVLFARIAAPCRVIDRMNPALWLSNSKTLPSSEMIAMGQATGDAPAMPFISIETLTMDRGKDFLASRVAAEMLGWSVVDAPPHSPTAKPHVERFFKSMNSLFLSRLDAYVGNSPDHRGRNQRAPIPFTQLVDGMWSFIVTVYQNRPHKGLMLREHPGRTFTPNQMYSATFDASAGIPIPISQSDYISLMPRHERTFQSDGIHLSNEIYDSPDLNEVRGRPGKHEIRQDPYDTDRIWVRHPDNGEWITCFARSIRLAALPFGTSTTASLSATAQADDPHTQWAQDFLDAESHRVKATRSGTDTGTQKTSSGKAARKKATKTAAERANRKRDRLPRPAAVEPMQLPTAVPVREHPDDYTVA from the coding sequence ATGCAACTGCGGAGCGTGAACCTCGGAGACATCGTCACCTGGGACGGCTGCGACTGGATAGTCGACGCCCACGGTGAGCGTGGTACGCGCCTGAACCCCGTGGCAGGCGGCTCGCCCGTCTGGGTCGATCTCGCGACGATCTCCCAAGAAGAGTCCTTCGAGCATCATCATGCAGACACCGAGCATGCCCGGGCGGCGCGCAACCGCGTTGAACTCGCAATGCTTGCGTCGGAAGTTCGTCAGGATGTCCTGTTCTGGCTGCAACACGTGAACGAGGTGCAGTCCGGCCTGATCGATCCACACGACCCGGATGCCCAGCCGCGTGATGGCTACGGCCCAGAGACGACCCTTGAAGAACGCGTGCAGCGCAAGCTTGCTGAACTCGATGCCGCGGGAATCAAAACGTCGCGGCCAAGCCTGTTCCGGAAAGTCGCCAAGTACCGAACGGAAGGTATCGCCGGGCTCGTCGACCGGCGGCTCCTGCGCCGTCAGGAACCACGGCGAATCGCACCTGAGATCGAGGAAGCCGCTCAGCGTGTCATCGCTGATCATCTCGGTGCGACCAGCCGCGATGTCCTTTACTTCATAGATAAGGTCAAACATCGTGTCCGCCAGGATAATCCGGGGAAAGACGTCAACTGGCCAAGCGACCGCACGATACGACGCTGGCTTACCCCGATGCTGGAAGCAGCCGGCCTGACTAAGACCGCCAGTCACCGCCGATCAGAATCGAACCGGCCAAACCGAGCATTCCAGCCGATCCTCGCTTTCTACCCAGGACAATACGTCGAGATCGATTCGAACACCCTAGACGTCGAAACCGCGATGCCCGACGGCAAGATCATCCGCCCCTACATGACCGCTGCCGTCGACGTCTATTCCGGGAGCGTTGCCGGCTTCCACATTCACGCCGGTGCGCCATCATCTACAGACCACACTGTGCTTTTCGCTCGGATCGCTGCACCGTGTCGTGTCATTGATCGCATGAACCCGGCACTGTGGCTGTCGAATTCGAAGACGCTCCCTTCCAGTGAAATGATCGCGATGGGACAGGCCACCGGGGACGCTCCGGCGATGCCGTTCATTTCCATCGAGACGCTGACCATGGACCGCGGTAAAGACTTTCTGGCCAGCCGGGTAGCCGCAGAAATGCTCGGGTGGAGCGTCGTGGACGCACCACCTCATTCACCGACGGCGAAGCCTCATGTCGAGCGGTTCTTCAAGAGCATGAACAGCCTGTTCCTGTCACGTCTGGACGCCTACGTCGGCAACTCCCCTGACCATCGCGGCCGCAACCAGCGGGCACCGATTCCGTTCACGCAGCTGGTCGATGGCATGTGGTCGTTCATCGTCACCGTCTATCAGAATCGTCCACACAAGGGACTGATGCTTCGCGAGCATCCAGGACGGACGTTTACGCCGAACCAGATGTACTCCGCGACCTTCGACGCCAGCGCCGGTATCCCGATCCCGATCTCCCAGTCCGACTACATCTCCCTGATGCCCCGGCACGAGCGGACTTTCCAATCAGACGGCATCCACCTGAGCAACGAGATCTACGACTCCCCCGATCTCAACGAAGTCCGGGGACGGCCCGGCAAGCACGAGATTCGTCAAGATCCCTATGACACAGACCGGATCTGGGTTCGCCACCCCGACAACGGTGAATGGATCACTTGCTTCGCACGATCAATTCGGCTCGCCGCCCTGCCTTTCGGTACGAGCACCACCGCGAGCCTCTCCGCTACGGCCCAGGCGGACGATCCGCACACCCAGTGGGCGCAGGACTTCCTGGATGCCGAATCCCATCGCGTGAAAGCGACACGCTCCGGAACTGACACGGGCACACAAAAGACCTCGTCAGGCAAAGCCGCACGGAAGAAGGCCACAAAGACTGCTGCCGAACGTGCCAATCGCAAACGTGACCGGCTCCCCCGTCCAGCAGCTGTCGAACCTATGCAGCTTCCGACTGCCGTGCCCGTGCGTGAACACCCCGACGACTACACGGTTGCCTGA
- a CDS encoding TnsA-like heteromeric transposase endonuclease subunit gives MSSCTSVESSADSSAQIGIDTVSWITADGNERSAAVSPALLHEHFHRALPWRSGVQFQNRLNRHSRQYFASQRTHVWCESGLEAESLLSLDFNGLVRQIASQPMKISFADGSTHFPDFFATLRSGDQVLYDVKLLGRMTDATVEQFAKTADVCRTVGWKHQVLHELHPTKLRNLEWLRAARHMRYHPGRPELDRLVAVFADECTFRDGALKADLKRPYIAAAHIRHLLWHKYLRTDFDQVVTESSLLESVHKREPCNCGA, from the coding sequence ATGTCCAGTTGCACGTCCGTGGAGTCATCGGCAGATTCGTCGGCGCAGATCGGGATCGACACGGTCTCGTGGATCACCGCCGACGGGAACGAACGATCGGCTGCGGTGTCGCCTGCCTTGCTTCATGAGCATTTCCACCGAGCTCTGCCCTGGCGTTCCGGCGTCCAGTTTCAGAACCGGCTGAATCGGCATTCGCGGCAGTATTTCGCCTCGCAGCGTACGCATGTGTGGTGCGAATCAGGCTTGGAAGCCGAATCCTTGCTGTCGCTGGACTTTAACGGCCTGGTTCGCCAGATCGCATCGCAGCCCATGAAAATCAGCTTCGCCGACGGTTCGACCCACTTCCCTGACTTCTTCGCCACGCTCCGCAGCGGTGACCAGGTCCTCTATGACGTCAAGCTATTGGGTCGCATGACCGATGCTACGGTCGAGCAGTTCGCGAAGACGGCGGACGTATGTCGCACAGTCGGCTGGAAGCATCAGGTGCTGCACGAATTGCACCCGACCAAGCTGCGCAATCTCGAGTGGCTTCGTGCAGCACGGCACATGCGATATCACCCAGGGCGGCCCGAGCTTGACCGGTTGGTCGCGGTGTTCGCCGACGAATGCACATTCCGCGACGGAGCGCTCAAAGCCGATCTCAAACGACCATACATTGCAGCCGCGCATATCCGACATCTGTTGTGGCACAAGTATTTACGCACTGATTTTGACCAGGTAGTTACCGAGTCGAGCCTACTGGAAAGCGTCCACAAGAGAGAACCATGCAACTGCGGAGCGTGA